One stretch of Podospora pseudoanserina strain CBS 124.78 chromosome 4, whole genome shotgun sequence DNA includes these proteins:
- a CDS encoding hypothetical protein (COG:Q; EggNog:ENOG503NZPZ), translating into MQLVTAGLLALVLLVATVVHLIKEFQKINDPNGPPGPTQLPYIGRIHDLPINFMWLKFKEWADKHGAGGFYRTQMLGVNVLVITDETVAEDLLVKRAKYNSDRPNIQSLFDSKSSEGSMEYLPLMGRNKYWARQRKLTHAYITEATNVKYNGVMYHEAKRWMANLIQNPDNFQASLEDMAAKVMCQLTWDDPSLSTYCTKSAWGLLRQMSPAGPITNVLTPLWHLPMFMNPWKKAERKRHDEQSAWWQERYLTTRDKMAQGGRVRNCWTRQFIEKTSLKTNISGDYEASCVIGMLALVGIFTVAGPLSYWLVTMVHYPEWQAAVQKEIDEKCEGRMPTLEDAPNLPILRACIKETMRWKPNVPTGVAHETEADDVYNGYFIPKGTRLLPLDWAFLRNPKKYPDPDNFRPERWLEPGWPTFQAPLTQFPTIKGMTSFGWGQRQCLGMSLTQDELIVACGALAWTFNLKPKHNPATGMNHPVPLDKSNSLLIIKPDPFQMSFEPRSEKRKEEALRLWAESDARDRADRAKFFQEARLAQQTAIVPDNGLFDVLAEKKDEASIQIRRVNSYGPQV; encoded by the exons ATGCAGCTCGTTACCGCGGGCCTCCTAGCCCTTGTCCTTTTGGTGGCAACAGTGGTACACCTTATCAAAGAATTTCAAAAGATTAACGATCCCAACGGACCGCCCGGCCCAACACAGCTTCCTTATATTGGCAGAATCCATGACTTGCCTATAAACTTCATGTGGCTCAAGTTCAAAGAGTGGGCGGACAAGCACGGAGCTGGCGGCTTCTACCGAACTCAGATGCTCGGCGTCAACGTCCTGGTCATTACCGACGAAACGGTTGCCGAGGACTTGCTGGTCAAGCGGGCCAAGTACAATTCGGATCGGCCAAACATTCAGTCGCTGTTTGACTCGAAGAGCTCCGAGGGCTCCATGGAATACCTTCCCTTGATGGGCAGGAACA AGTACTGGGCTCGCCAAAGAAAGCTCACCCATGCCTACATCACCGAGGCCACCAACGTCAAGTACAACGGTGTGATGTATCACGAGGCGAAGCGCTGGATGGCCAACTTGATCCAGAACCCAGACAATTTCCAAGCTTCGCTCGAGGATATGGCTGCCAAAGTCATGTGCCAGCTCACCTGGGATGATCCCTCTCTGAGCACTTACTGCACCAAGAGTGCTTGGGGTTTACTCCGACAGATGTCCCCCGCTGGCCCTATCACCAATGTCCTCACCCCGCTGTGGCATCTGCCCATGTTCATGAACCCatggaagaaggcggagcGCAAGCGTCATGATGAGCAGTCGGCATGGTGGCAGGAGCGATACCTCACAACCCGTGACAAGATGGCACAGGGTGGTCGGGTGCGCAATTGCTGGACACGACAATTCATTGAGAAGACCTCGTTGAAGACCAACATCTCTGGTGATTATGAAGCCTCTTGCGTCATTGGAATGCTCGCGCTGGTCGGCATCTTCACCGTCGCCGGACCGCTTTCGTACTGGCTGGTTACCATGGTTCACTATCCGGAATGGCAAGCCGCCGTGCAGAAAGAGATTGACGAAAAGTGCGAGGGGCGCATGCCTACGTTGGAGGATGCGCCTAACCTACCCATCTTGAGAGCTTGCATCAAGGAGACCATGCGGTGGAAGCCCAATGTCCCGACAGGTGTCGCCCACGAGACGGAGGCGGACGATGTTTATAACGGCTACTTCATTCCCAAGGGCACCCGACTCTTGCCCCTGGACTG GGCATTCCTCCGCAACCCCAAGAAGTATCCTGACCCTGACAACTTCCGGCCCGAACGCTGGTTGGAGCCTGGCTGGCCAACCTTCCAAGCGCCCCTGACACAGTTCCCAACCATCAAGGGCATGACATCGTTCGGATGGGGCCAGCGCCAATGTCTCGGCATGTCACTCACCCAAGACGAGTTGATCGTTGCTTGCGGTGCCTTGGCATGGACCTTCAACCTCAAGCCCAAGCATAACCCAGCGACTGGGATGAACCATCCCGTACCGCTTGACAAGTCCAACTCgctgctcatcatcaagcCAGATCCTTTCCAGATGTCATTTGAGCCCAGAAgcgagaagagaaaagaggaagcACTCCGTCTTTGGGCCGAGTCAGATGCGCGAGATCGTGCCGACAGAGCCAAGTTCTTCCAGGAAGCGAGGCTAGCACAGCAGACTGCGATTGTGCCAGACAATGGTCTGTTTGATGTCCTtgcagagaagaaggacgaagCCTCAATACAGATCAGAAGGGTAAACTCTTACGGGCCGCAGGTATAG
- a CDS encoding hypothetical protein (COG:C; COG:H; EggNog:ENOG503NXRU), with the protein MPFIDDGESRPVGSYPNSGIDVLIVGTGLAGLTAAIECVRKGHNVRVLERNDDINTAGDMYFMGLSATKFFKHWPEMAKEFDEISLHNCWIETFKHDGDQMITPLKVSDRLRDAGLDPDTPPGTFQMRPLVYKMYVRQVEKLGVKIQFGKRVVEYWEDESRGKAGVVTDKGERYEADVVIAADGVGSKSQKLVGGQVRAMKSGRAMWRAAFPIHHVDKNPEVKEFFKMIKGESGEEPIVRTWLGPGTYAMTLTRPDTMIWVMNHDVTGSEKESWNHTIDAQEVLDNMDKGVGPKPWAPMFKELIKLTPPNTIVNFELFWRNPQPKWASPGARVINIGDAAHSFLPASGNGATQAIEDAISLASCLQIGGKENIPQSVRAHVRMRFIRNACAQKLGFSNAELLQDTDWTKVKLDPRVAQPKLPSWVWGHDPEKYAYEVYDRVVESMRRGVPFDEDDSIPPNYPAGYKYEPWSIEDIMEDMKNGKSIELGSGNWD; encoded by the exons ATGCCTTTCATCGACGACGGCGAGTCCAGGCCCGTGGGCTCGTATCCGAACAGCGGCATCGATGTTCTGATCGTCGGCACCGGCCTTGCGGGCCTCACGGCGGCTATCGAGTGTGTGAGAAAGGGACACAATGTCCGGGTTCTGGAGAGAAATGACGACATCAACACTGCCG GCGACATGTACTTTATGGGCCTGTCAGCGACCAAGTTCTTCAAGCACTGGCCTGAGATGGCCAAGGAGTTTGACGAGATCTCTCTGCATAACTGCTGGATCGAGACTTTCAAGCACGATGGCGACCAGATGATCACACCTCTCAAAGTGTCCGACCGTCTTCGGGATGCAGGTCTGGATCCTGACACACCTCCTGGGACGTTCCAAATGCGCCCCCTTGTGTACAAGATGTACGTCCGCCAGGTCGAGAAGCTAGGTGTCAAAATTCAGTTTGGAAAGCGAGTGGTAGAGTACTGGGAGGACGAGTCTCGAGGCAAGGCTGGCGTGGTTACCGACAAGGGCGAGAGATATGAAGCCGATGTCGTGATTGCTGCAGATGGTGTTGGGTCGAAGAGCCAGAAGCTCGTGGGAGGCCAAGTGCGAGCCATGAAATCAGGCAGGGCCATGTGGCGAGCTGCATTCCCGATACACCATGTCGATAAGAATCCTGAGGTGAAGGAGTTCTTCAAAATGATCAAGGGAGAATCTGGGGAGGAGCCGATTGTGCGAACCTGGCTTGG CCCAGGAACATATGCCATGACCCTCACGCGTCCGGACACCATGATTTGGGTCATGAACCACGATGTTACTGGCTCCGAGAAGGAATCGTGGAACCACACCATCGACGCCCAGGAGGTACTGGACAACATGGACAAGGGCGTCGGGCCAAAGCCATGGGCACCAATGTTCAAGGAGCTGATTAAACTGACacctcccaacaccatcgTTAATTTCGAGCTGTTTTGGAGAAATCCGCAACCCAAGTGGGCATCTCCCGGGGCTCGTGTCATCAACATTGGTGATGCAGCCCATTCCTTTCTCCCCGCGTCTGGAAACGGCGCCACTcaggccattgaagatgCTATCTCGCTGGCCTCCTGCCTTCAGATCGGCGGCAAAGAAAACATCCCGCAGTCTGTCAGAGCTCACGTCCGCATGCGCTTCATCCGGAATGCATGTGCGCAAAAGTTGGGTTTCAGCAACGCCGAGCTGCTGCAGGATACCGACTGGACCAAGGTCAAGCTGGACCCGCGCGTGGCCCAACCCAAGCTCCCCAGCTGGGTCTGGGGACACGATCCCGAGAAGTATGCCTACGAGGTGTACGATCGCGTGGTAGAGAGCATGAGGCGTGGTGTTCCGttcgacgaggatgacaGCATCCCACCAAACTACCCGGCCGGGTACAAGTACGAGCCGTGGAGCATCGAAGACATCATGGAGGACATGAAGAACGGCAAGTCGATCGAGCTTGGGTCGGGCAACTGGGACTAG
- a CDS encoding hypothetical protein (EggNog:ENOG503PYCF) — translation MKFQVLLSLVTVAAGIPSAQKLDRPVKPPLKPLVIDSLSTFAPSGRPGSSIYSYFNVSFTDVEFNNTTVQCGTRWTFGEGEDIAWTRKNTDCLIKPKSKRVGEWSFQLLKPTASGEGASLLNNFMLHLRHDWTSGVHVATQKFNFDGERNIGGMCSASGTCQFGLWEGVERPYLVPQFRLER, via the coding sequence ATGAAATTCCAGGTATTGCTCTCACTTGTCACTGTGGCTGCAGGCATTCCCTCGGCCCAGAAACTGGATCGACCGGTGAAGCCTCCTCTCAAGCCTCTGGTGATAGACAGCCTGTCGACATTTGCTCCCTCAGGTCGACCGGGGAGCTCGATCTATTCCTACTTCAATGTCAGCTTCACCGATGTCGaattcaacaacaccactgTCCAGTGCGGCACTCGGTGGACATTTGGCGAAGGGGAGGACATTGCCTGGACGAGGAAGAACACAGACTGTTTGATCAAGCCGAAGTCAAAGAGAGTGGGGGAATGGAGCTTCCAGTTGCTCAAGCCGACGGCGAGCGGAGAGGGGGCGTCGTTGTTGAATAACTTTATGCTGCACCTGCGACATGATTGGACCTCGGGGGTTCATGTGGCGACACAAAAGTTCAATTTTGATGGAGAGAGAAATATCGGGGGAATGTGCTCGGCCAGTGGCACTTGCCAGTTTGGACTGTGGGAAGGCGTGGAGAGGCCCTATCTGGTGCCGCAGTTTAGGCTGGAGCGTTGA
- a CDS encoding hypothetical protein (MEROPS:MER0043475; COG:F; EggNog:ENOG503NWAA) — protein sequence MAPHSEPEHRDEVTAHPKGQDAPIVRMMVLETDEPHKETKKIPGKTTFGEILHNHFTNAGKAHDPPLGIETDRWFVIPEKGGTMPKYEDFEGCDALLITGSVYDAHGDDPWILDLLKLLRELWQSHPKMHFSGVCFGHQLLCRLLGAEVRPSPKGDWELGHSKIELTPIGQKLFRTDDDHVHLHQMHQDHVVAPPTVESAQGLLPKGTRVHVWGKSDHTEVQGVYIKGKMFTTQAHLAFDEEMVKRQIEMRVEAGSIDDQEAADQAGDTADLEHDGEVAAGAILRFFHDEDEDVD from the exons ATGGCACCCCACAGCGAACCAGAGCACCGGGACGAAGTGACGGCCCACCCTAAGGGTCAGGATGCCCCCATTGTCAGGATGATGGTCCTCGAGACGGACGAACCCCATAAGGAGACCAAAAAGATACCTGGAAAGACGACCTTTGGCGAGATTCTGCACAACCACTTCACCAATGCCGGCAAGGCGCATGACCCTCCGTTGGGGATTGAGACGGACAGGTGGTTTGTGATTccggaaaaggggggaacGATGCCCAAGTACGAGGATTTTGAGGGTTGCGACGCGCTGCTGATCACGGGGAGCGTGTATGATGCGCATGGTGATGATCCGTGGATTCTGGAcctgttgaagttgttgagaG AGCTATGGCAAAGCCATCCCAAAATGCATTTCTCGGGCGTCTGCTTTGGTCATCAGCTCCTCTGCCGCCTTCTCGGTGCCGAAGTGCGGCCCTCGCCAAAAGGCGACTGGGAGCTGGGCCATTCCAAGATTGAGCTGACGCCCATTGGCCAGAAGCTCTTCCGGACGGATGACGACCATGTGCACTTGCACCAGATGCATCAAGATCATGTTGTTGCTCCCCCCACGGTAGAGTCCGCGCAGGGGTTGCTACCAAAGGGGACGAGGGTGCATGTCTGGGGCAAGTCGGACCATACCGAGGTACAAGGGGTGTACATCAAGGGAAAGATGTTTACTACCCAGGCGCACTTGGCgtttgatgaggagatggtcAAAAGGCAGATTGAGATGAGGGTTGAGGCGGGGAGTATTGATGATCAGGAGGCGGCGGACCAGGCGGGGGATACGGCGGATTTAGAGCACGATGGAGAGGTGGCAGCGGGGGCGATATTGAGGTTCTTccatgatgaggatgaggatgttgattga
- a CDS encoding hypothetical protein (EggNog:ENOG503PQXS; MEROPS:MER0026262; COG:S), giving the protein MPKSSVAPRASQERSKRSIAEYLLRSTSTVLEAIFQESGNVGASIGLLEDGNYTFHDIGTRALDDDQPPTKNSRYLISSMTKPFMGLAISILVADGRHGICFETPVKDILPELEGRTALVSDQMEPELTIGHLLAHRSEFLRYTNLWESPRGHIPWTTIDPVLSLLRHMPRSSQYTEKTFDNSRNYSNECFALLAEVVERTTRMPWGEFVTERILQPLHLTSTFTDVPQDHLQDRNSYVASHSVNVDGLMAGGHQFWQRNCITGPKAEPLLIEPSQVSCVNRGSKPSPLGAAAGMVSSTKDLLKFFGYLLEVFGSLQGQRYDLGHKISEVERGMITWWRHILSHTQSENSIYAGGWNTTNISWNPCDLKHRWPGSDGDNARRLQSAIRSSHSDGALTANRLWYFFQQLSIGGGVGVGKKLALYHGGNMVGATSSCFLIPSLKQAVVVLCNTRGFYLDAANIACMFLADALARNATEPRALQTLCANLDTVVRHIKGSYIRDLALYETRLEREYSQLARAEDFAGCVGRFRLVPGVFAEIQGHAGGSLRFQLYGKGFEYPLRARHDCCAVSSEVTMTFAMPMRDLVPLGVGGNNRLNIRDFELVFRGRRGSGRQFEEFVWVFDRNGVYENGDESAFAWKRVA; this is encoded by the exons ATGCCCAAATCATCTGTGGCTCCTCGAGCTTCACAAGAACGCAGCAAGAGAAGTATAGCCGAGTACCTGTTGCGATCTACATCAACGGTTCTGGAAGCCATATTTCAGGAAAGCGGCAACGTCGGTGCATCAATCGGCCTCTTGGAAGATGGGAACTACACCTTCCATGATATTGGCACCCGTGCCCTTGACGATGACCAGCCCCCTACTAAGAATTCAAGATATCTCATATCATCCATGACCAAGCCTTTTATGGGCCTTGCAATATCAATTCTTGTCGCTGACGGAAGACATGGCATCTGTTTTGAAACACCTGTGAAGGATATCCTTCCAGAACTTGAGGGACGAACCGCACTGGTGTCGGACCAGATGGAGCCTGAGCTGACAATCGGCCATCTTTTGGCGCACCGGTCCGAGTTCCTGAGGTACACCAACCTCTGGGAAAGTCCCCGGGGCCACATTCCATGGACGACCATTGATCCAGTCCTGTCGCTCCTCCGTCACATGCCCCGAAGCAGCCAGTATACAGAGAAGACATTCGATAATTCTAGGAACTACTCCAACGAATGCTTTGCCTTGCTtgctgaggttgttgaaaGGACCACGAGGATGCCGTGGGGAGAGTTTGTCACAGAGAGGATTCTGCAGCCATTGCATTTGACCAGCACCTTTACCGACGTTCCGCAGGACCATCTCCAGGACAGGAACAGCTATGTTGCATCTCACAGCGTGAATGTAGATGGTTTGATGGCGGGAGGTCATCAATTTTGGCAGAGGAACTGCATAACAGGTCCCAAGGCAGAACCCCTTTTGATTGAACCCTCCCAGGTTTCCTGTGTCAACCGCGGCTCTAAACCATCTCCTCTGGGGGCGGCGGCCGGCATGGTGTCTTCAACGAAGGACTTGCTGAAGTTTTTCGGCTATCTTCTTGAAGTCTTCGGCAGCCTCCAGGGTCAGAGGTACGACCTCGGCCACAAGATCTCAGAGGTCGAGCGTGGCATGATCACTTGGTGGCGCCATATCCTTTCACATACGCAATCGGAAAACTCCATCTATGCCGGCGGCTG gaacaccaccaacataTCTTGGAACCCGTGCGACTTGAAACATCGTTGGCCTGGCTCGGATGGCGACAATGCGCGTCGTCTTCAGAGCGCCATCAGGAGCAGCCACAGTGATGGAGCTCTCACAGCCAATCGCTTGTGGTACTTTTTCCAACAACTTTCGATTGGTGGaggcgttggtgttggcaagaagctggcgCTCTATCACGGCGGGAATATGGTGGGCGCCACTTCGTCCTGCTTTCTCA TTCCATCGCTCAAACAAGCAGTCGTGGTTCTTTGCAACACCCGTGGCTTTTACCTTGACGCAGCCAATATCGCCTGCATGTTTCTGGCTGATGCTTTGGCACGGAACGCAACCGAACCTCGCGCACTTCAAACCTTGTGCGCAAACCTTGACACTGTGGTCCGACACATTAAAGGCAGTTACATACGGGATTTGGCTCTCTACGAGACAAGGCTTGAACGGGAGTATTCCCAACTTGCACGTGCGGAAGACTTTGCGGGCTGTGTGGGGAGATTCCGATTGGTCCCAGGTGTGTTTGCTGAGATTCAGGGGCATGCTGGAGGGTCATTGAGATTTCAACTGTATGGAAAAGGGTTTGAATACCCACTGAGAGCCAGACATGACTGCTGCGCGGTCTCTTCAGAGGTGACCATGACGTTTGCCATGCCGATGAGAGACTTGGTACCTCTTGGCGTAGGCGGAAACAACAGATTGAATATTCGAGATTTCGAGCTGGTGTTTAGGGGCCGAAGAGGGTCAGGCAGGCAGTTTGAGGAATTTGTTTGGGTGTTTGATCGGAATGGGGTTTATGAGAATGGGGATGAGAGCGCATTTGCTTGGAAACGTGTGGCCTGA